In Phaseolus vulgaris cultivar G19833 chromosome 10, P. vulgaris v2.0, whole genome shotgun sequence, a single genomic region encodes these proteins:
- the LOC137815950 gene encoding uncharacterized protein, with the protein MIILNLNIRGVGGGTKARYLRHVIAGEGVDFVCLQETKAKVFTEAKCFSLWGDNKVGWIHHEGENGCGSLLSMWYEEAFSYVSHVKGKGFIAVFGKHIKSNTSCAVVNVYAACNLNEKKICWKELTEDYRILFWVGVCVAILMLFIDANSLFDLPLVGKTFTWFKSNGSAKSRLDRVLVSEEWMDIWPMCKQYVQQREVSDHCAIVVKSVDKDWGPKPFRSIDVWLKEKDFGELVKGMWLSYSVQGSAFTKVKEKLKCLKGDLKMWNKDVFGNIQTSKKRILQELEDLDCQDCCDDLGDGDRLKRMELVGRLKEMEKKLDSLICQKARANWFRSGDSSTKFFHTSLRWRRLRNEVKGVEVGGIWCENPPLYARKPKASLKADLKLRRIMEFV; encoded by the exons ATGATTATTCTGAATTTGAATATTAGAGGAGTGGGGGGTGGcactaaagctaggtacttGAGACATGTAATAGCTGGTGAGGGGGTGGATTTTGTCTGTTTGCAAGAAACAAAAGCTAAGGTATTCACggaagcaaaatgtttttctctGTGGGGGGACAACAAAGTGGGGTGGATTCACCATGAAGGAGAGAATGGTTGTGGAAGCTTGTTATCGATGTGGTATGAAGAGGCGTTTAGTTATGTAAGTCATGTGAAGGGTAAAGGCTTCATTGCTGTATTCGGTAAACACATTAAATCTAATACCAGTTGTGCAGTGGTTAATGTGTATGCTGCATGTAATCTGAACGAGAAGAAGATTTGTTGGAAGGAGTTGACTGAAGATTATCGTATCCTGTTTTGGGTTGGTGTATGTGTGGCGATTTTAATGCT CTTCATCGATGCCAACTCTCTCTTTGACCTGCCTTTAGTAGGAAAGACTTTTACCTGGTTCAAATCTAATGGGTCGGCAAAAAGCAGATTAGACAGAGTGCTGGTCTCTGAAGAGTGGATGGACATATGGCCTATGTGTAAACAGTACGTGCAACAAAGGGAAGTCTCAGACCATTGTGCAATAGTGGTTAAGTCTGTGGATAAGGATTGGGGGCCAAAGCCCTTCCGCTCTATTGATGTGTGGCTTAAGGAGAAGGACTTTGGTGAATTGGTAAAGGGTATGTGGTTATCCTATTCTGTGCAGGGGAGTGCGTTTACAAAGGTTAAGGAGAAGCTGAAGTGCTTGAAAGGGGACTTGAAAATGTGGAATAAGGATGTGTTTGGCAACATTCAAACCAGCAAGAAGAGGATTCTGCAGGAGTTGGAGGATCTAGATTGCCAAGACTGCTGTGATGACTTGGGGGATGGCGATAGATTGAAGAGGATGGAATTGGTAGGCCGCTTGAAGGAAATGGAAAAGAAGTTAGATTCTCTAATTTGTCAGAAGGCTAGAGCAAATTGGTTTAGGAGTGGGGACTCAAGTACTAAATTTTTTCATACATCTCTAAGATGGAGAAGACTAAGAAATGAGGTTAAGGGAGTTGAGGTTGGAGGAATCTGGTGTGAGAACCCACCACTGTACGCAAGGAAGCCAAAAGCCTCTTTGAAAGCAGATTTAAAGCTACGAAGGATTATGGAGTTCGTCTAG